In the genome of Acidobacteriota bacterium, the window CGACCCGCGCCAGGCTCGCGAGGCCGGCCTGACCGGATCGCGGCTGCTCGCCACGGGCCACCCCGGCCGCGTCACGTACAGCTTCACCCTGTACGAGCGCGGGCCCTTCGGCAACCACCTGCGCGTGCAGGCCGACACGTTCGACGGCCCGCTCAACATCAACGAGGGTACGCGTCTCGAGCTCGGGTCGACGGCCAAGCTTCGGACCCTCGTCACCTACCTCGAGACCGTCGAGGCCCTCCACGGCGAATACGCCGGGCTGACCCCGGACGACCTGCGGCGCGTCAGCCCGCACCCGCGAGACCGCCTGACGCGCTGGGCCGTCGACTACCTCGCGCGTGCCGACGACCGCCGCCTCGACGCGATGCTCGAGGCGGCCATGGAGCGGCGCTACTCGGCGAGTCCCGGCGAGGCGTTCTTCACGGGCGGTGGCGTCCACCGCTTCGGCAACTTCGACGCTGCCGACAACGGGCGCGTCATGACCGTTCGCGAGGCGTTCGAGCGGTCGGTCAACCTCGTGTTCATCCGCCTGATGCGCGACATCGTGCGCTATCACGTCGAGCGGCTGCCCGATGCGGCCGGCGTGCTCGACGACGCGTCGCATCCGCGCAGGCACGAGTACCTGGCGCGGTTCGCCGACGAAGAGGGGCGCGAGTTCCTCCGGCGGTTCTACGGGGTCCATCGAGAGGGAACGACCGTCGCGCGGCTGGCGCGGCTGGCCTCGGCGCGTGGCACCTCGGCGACGAGGCTCGCGGTGATCTTCCGGACCGTGCGCCCCGAGGCGGGCATCGAGGCGTTCGGCGACTTCCTCCGCCATCACGGCGTGGCGCGCGAGCTGTCGGGAGCCCGGACCGCCCAGTTGTACGAACAGCACGCGCCCGGCCGCTGGAACCTGCAGGATCTCGGTTACCTGGCGCGCGTTCATCCGCTCGAACTGTGGCTCGTCGCCTATCTCGACCGCCACCCCGCGGCGACGTTCGCCGAGGTCGTCGAGGCCAGCGCCGACGCGAGGCGGGAAGCGTACCTCTGGCTGTTCCGGACGAGGAACCAGCGCGCGCAGGACCGCGCCATCCAGACGCTCGTCGAAGCCGACGCGTTCGAGCGCGTCCACGCCTCGTGGGCGCGTCTCGGCTACCCGTTCGCCTCGCTGGTGCCGTCCTACGCGACGGCCATCGGCAGCTCGGGCGACAACCCGGCGGCACTTTCCGAGCTGGTGGGCATCGTGCAGAGCGGCGGGCTGCGGCTGCCACGGGTCCGGCTCGAGAGCCTGCACTTCGGCGAGAGCACGCCGTACGAGACGCACGTCGGGCGCGTGCGCGCACGGCCCGATCGCGTGATGTCGGTCGCGGTGGCGGCGCTCGTCGCGGGCGAACTGCGAGGCGTCGTGCAGCACGGTACCGGACGCCGCGTGTCTGGGGGCGCGGCGCTCGCTGATGGACGGACGCTGGCGATTGGCGGGAAGACGGGCACGGGCGACAACCGCTTCGAGACCGCCGGCGCGTCCGGACGAACCTCACGGGTGATCAACCGGACCGCCGCGTTCGTCTTCACGATCGGCGACCGGTTCTTCGGTACCGTCACCGCGTTCGTGCCGGGCCCCGACGCGGCGCGATACGAGTTCACGAGCGCGCTGCCGGTGCAGGTGTTCAAGTCGCTGCTGCCGCCGCTCGAGCCCGTGCTCGCGGCGGCGCCGGCGCACGCCGCGCTCGTGGCCGCACCATCAGCAGCCGTGGCGAAGCTGGCAAGCGGCGTCGAGAGCCGCCAGTGGGACGTCCGCCGTTCCCGCGCGGACCTGGGCCGCGGTGCCGATCCGGTCGACGTCCGGCGTCGGACGCCTGTGCTGGAGGCGCGGCGGCCGTTGCGGTTGTTGCGGCTCCCTTGACATCTTTGGCTCGGGTCATCTAGTATTTTGAATACTCAAAATACTAGATACTAATGGTCGAAACACCTGCGCTTCGCACCACCCATCAGCGCCCAGACCCGTCGGCCCATCAGCCTGGCGGCCTCCGGCCGGCGGCTGGCGATCCGGCCGCAAGAGCGACAGAGACTCGAGCCGCGACGTGCGCGTCGTGGTCCGGTTCGCTTCGCCGCGGGTGGACATGGACCGCGGTGCTGGCGACGTGCCTGCTGACCGCGACGCGGCTGGCGGCGGCCGACATGGCGGGCCCGTCGACCAAGGCGCCTGACGCCTGCTTCGTCGAGGGGACGGTCGTCGATCCCACCGGCCTGCCAGTCCCTGGCGTCGTCGTGACGATCGACGACGCGACGGTCTCGGTCGTGACCGATGGACGGGGACGGTATTGCCTGCCGGCCATGCCCGGCGAAATCCGAGGCATGCTGACGATCGTCGCGACGCTCGACGGCTTCGCGCCGGTCCGGGCTGGCGTTCCCGCCGGCCGGCCGCCGCACGCGCTCGACCTTCGCCTCGAGCCCTCGGCGGTCCGCGAACAGGTCGTGGTGACGCCGACGCGTACGAGCCGGCGCCTCGGCGACGTGCCGGTGCGCACCGAGGTGATCGGCGCACCGCTCATCCGGGCGATTGGCGCGCGCACGCTCGCCGACGCGGTCGAATTCACCACCGGCGTTCGCGTCGAATCGAACTGCCAGAACTGCAACTTCTCCGAGCTCCGCCTGCTCGGCCTCGGCGGGCCCTACACGCAAATCCTGATCGACGGGCAGCCGGTCATCTCCTCGCTCGCGCACGTCTACGGCCTCGAACAGATTCCGGCGCGCATGATCGAGCGCATCGAGGTCGTCAAGGGCGGTGG includes:
- a CDS encoding transglycosylase domain-containing protein, with product MPAVGFVAVLAVLAAVEVRTSWFQSRLLVAATSRIGYAVDTGPSSAIRFPGTGPYDLRLGYAGLSHSATRLTGEGFEIQGQARWSPLAFALGHLGLSAIGDEKGQAGLVVLDRAGRPLHAARYPRQVFHRFEEIPSVVVRSLLFVENRELLEQAHGNPAIEYARLGRAVLDLGLQRLDPGHPVSGGSTLATQLEKVRHSAAGRTATVWDKSVQMASASLRAYRQGQPTLSTRQRIVVDYLNALPLGAVAGHGEVIGLADGLTVWYGADIDVVGRQLANIESISEADADLHGRAVAYRQALTLLLAARRPTSYLVRDPAALDERVDAYLRLLAAQGVIPPALRDASLDVRLEPRRRVAVAPAPFVERKAADGVRVELLSRLGVPSLYALDRLDLTVRTSLDADATDAVTAVLRQIADPRQAREAGLTGSRLLATGHPGRVTYSFTLYERGPFGNHLRVQADTFDGPLNINEGTRLELGSTAKLRTLVTYLETVEALHGEYAGLTPDDLRRVSPHPRDRLTRWAVDYLARADDRRLDAMLEAAMERRYSASPGEAFFTGGGVHRFGNFDAADNGRVMTVREAFERSVNLVFIRLMRDIVRYHVERLPDAAGVLDDASHPRRHEYLARFADEEGREFLRRFYGVHREGTTVARLARLASARGTSATRLAVIFRTVRPEAGIEAFGDFLRHHGVARELSGARTAQLYEQHAPGRWNLQDLGYLARVHPLELWLVAYLDRHPAATFAEVVEASADARREAYLWLFRTRNQRAQDRAIQTLVEADAFERVHASWARLGYPFASLVPSYATAIGSSGDNPAALSELVGIVQSGGLRLPRVRLESLHFGESTPYETHVGRVRARPDRVMSVAVAALVAGELRGVVQHGTGRRVSGGAALADGRTLAIGGKTGTGDNRFETAGASGRTSRVINRTAAFVFTIGDRFFGTVTAFVPGPDAARYEFTSALPVQVFKSLLPPLEPVLAAAPAHAALVAAPSAAVAKLASGVESRQWDVRRSRADLGRGADPVDVRRRTPVLEARRPLRLLRLP